The stretch of DNA TGCCCAGTGCCCATCCATGTGCTGCAAACGAACCTGGGGAATACTGAGGTGTGCACCCTGCAGCACACTGGTGGCGGTCCTGCCGGCCAATCCCTCCAAAACTGCGGGCTCCTCCTGGCTCTCTCCACTTCAGATGGTGATGGAGTTGGCGCTAGAGAACTGAGACACATAGGAGGCCAGGATGGGGTTCGTGGGAAGGACTTTGATGGGTAAGTCCCAGCTGAAAGTGTCCACTTCAATCTGCTCCACCCCAGTCCAGGTGATGGCCTCTGACTGGCTCCCACGAACCATGCATGTCCTCGCTGGCTCCCCAGAAGTCACGAACTCAAAGTGCAGCCTCCACTTCAGCGACACTGTGGGCAAGAGGCAGGTCAGCAGCCAGCACCACAAGGGACAATAACTGTCTCAGTGCTGGCTGTCCCAGCAAGGGGACAAGCAAACATGCCCACTCACACAAGGCCAGCTCCCTCCTACAAGACACAGCCTTGCAGAGCGTTTGccagcaggcacagggcagcaaagGTAGGGCTGGGGACACTGCAGTCCTCCCATGGGGACCATGAGGGCCACTAACCAATGTTGGTGGTGAATCCTGGAGTTGAGCTCAGTGGGATAGGCAGGTTGAAACTGCTTtgggctgtgtgcaggcagGCCTCCTGATGGCGGGCATGTGTGCTGAAGGAGACAGGCTGTCCCCGTCGCCTCTGGAACTCCTCCTGGATGCTCTCTTCTGTCTGCAGGCTCACTGAAAACTGGAGAGCAATCAGCAGAAAGCTCATGCTCACGTGTTCTCTTGGTCCTGGGGCCTCTTTCCCAACAGCACTCAGTCCCCACCTGGGACGCCGAGGAAACCTCAGCTGTGTCCCTCTGAGGTCTCACTAGAAATCccacagcagctcagtgccactCCAatcccttctccctctctcccaccCAAAACACCAGAAGCCAGCACTGACCTGTAGACATGGGATGTCTCCTTCTGAGAAGTTAAAGGTCCCAATGACATCTTCTCCAATCTTATATACGGTCTTGAAGATACAGAATGTGCCCACCTTCCCACGGTTGTTGCTGATGTTGTACAGGTctaaggagaaagcagagagggGAACAGAGCTGGGGCACGATGAGGCTCTGCTTAACACTGCAGACTAGATTACTCAAACAGGCTAACGGACACAGCTTGTCTGCTTgggaatcataggatcacagaatggcttgagttggaagggaccttaaagaccatccagtttCACACCCACTGCCATAAGCAGGATTGCCATCCACTAGACCATGCTTACCAGGGCCTCATAcaacctggccttcagcacCTCCTGGATGAAGGACAGGCATTCCCTCTAGGAAAGGCATGTGGCAAGCCAACAGCAAACCACATGCTGGCTGCAATATGCCAGGGAGAAGGTCTCTCTTACAGAGAGTTTGTGGGAAACTGATCTAAAGTAGGCCCTGATGGAGCTGCTCTACTGATGGAGCCCCAGACTGCGTCAGCAAAAGACTTTCACAGCAAGCACTGAACTGGAAAGAGGGCAGGCCTGCAGGCACTCCTGCTTCACATGCAGGTCAGGACAGCAGGTTTGAGCAGAAGTGACCTACGCAGGCTGCGTCGGGAGGTGGCTGCCATGAGCAGCTCCGTTGCCAGGTCTGCCAGGCGAGAGTCTTTCTTCAAGCCATCCTCCTCTTCCAGGAAGGGGTTTGAGGGCGCAACAGCCTCATCCTGTGGGCACTGGTAATCCTTGAGGCCTGGGAAGAAGGCAACAGACAGTGGGGCAGGCTGCAGACCAGCCTGCACCTAAGGAGAGAGCAGGGTATAGCCTTACCGTGCAGCACAAGGACACGGAAGGGCACGCGCAGGAGTTTGATGGGGGAGTTGACCCGCTGGCAGCCGATGGTCAGCTTGTATACATACTTCACTGACTGTCCTCGGAAAGAGGGAGGGCCATCTATGGGCAGCGTCTCGCAGTACGAATCTGCAATGAGCACAGAAAGGATTGCTTTGCAAGGaagctcctggagctgctgcgTGCTGATTCCCTGCACTGATAGTCAGGAAGAGTGGCAGGGATAGGGGCAGAGCGCGGTGTTTTCTGCTATCTCCTCTCCCTCACCAGGGCCAAGCACACCCTTGGCTTCCCTGCACCACTGCACTGCTTCTCACCTCACATCACGCGCTGTCATCCAGACATTGTTTCCAGCATATacaaccacacacacaaattttGCCTCAAAAGAATGTGAAAGATGTAGAATCCAGGAACACAAACATATGAGAGCTGAACTTACTCATCACGAGTTCAACCTGAATTTGCCTTTGTACACCACATAAACATGACACTTTCAAGAAGCAGTCACATGTTACGTTTCCTTAGGGGTCTGCCTCATCTATGCACAAATAATACTGAAGGCACAGAAATGTGACCAATATTTCATTCCACTTTTGATATTCACCTTACACAAGCCccaaactcagaaaaaaaaaaaaaagaaaaaaaaattagcttcttcctgtgtttttctctgaagcttACCAGCACTTGGGGCTAAATGGCCAAGAAACAATTAAGAGATCTTCACAACAAGCTGTGGAGTAATCCCCCTCTGCAGACTGATGACTTGTACCACAAACCCTCTGACTCTGAGATCTCTCAGATGCCAGGGCCTGGCTTTGCACCATATTCAGCCctctcagagccccatccatgTTCACCGCATAAATCCCAGTGCTTCTTAATGCAGCATGAAGACTTCTGCAGCTTTCCCAAACTGCACACTGTTTAAGAAGGGAGACACAAACAGAGGACTGTGGAAGATCTCCATCTCTGGCTTGCCCACCGTGACGCAGATATACCCTGCCAGAGGAAGGGCAGCATCCTGCTGTTAAACCACAGATCCTTCCCCAAGTCTGGCACATCCTAAACTTTGAGGCTTAGATTAAAAGCTagaattacatttaaaatataaccTCTGGATTTAAAAAAGAGGGCTGGAGAGACAAAAAAGCCTATGCTGGTGACCAGAGGCCACAGGCtctcacacacaaaaacaaaaggcagtCCCACTGGACTGAGGTGCAAATTAAGCTGAGAACTGTCTTGACAGAGAGGAAAATCAGGTATTTCCAAGGAAGGTTTAAGAGTGTTGCAGTGGACTGCTGCAAGTCCCTGCAGCAGACGCTCACAAGGGTCTCCATGTCTAGCAAGGACAATCTGAGCAGAGACCACCATGTCTGGGGCAGAAAATGGGCAATGCACAGTAtctgctgcctggcacaggAATGCTGAGACTCAGGAAGCACCAGCTTCCTGACAGGCCCCGGGAGGAAGCGCATTCCTGGCACTGCAGAAGCTTCCCTGACCCTCCCGCTGTACCCTCTGGCTGGGCTCCTGGCTTGTGTTGAGGCTGCCTccatttcctcctctccctATGATCTACCAAATATTTAGAGGCATTGCAACACCAGAGGGGAGGCAGAAATACCCACAAAAATGACTTGAGGgcttaagaaaatgttttacattgACAAATTTAAAGAGCTCAGTCTGGGCAGTGTGTCAAACTGATGGGAGGTGAGTCAACTTTAACGTATAGGCACCATAACATGGGGAAGTTACTGGGGAACAAGCTCATAGGCAACTGAAAACCAGGCCTTCTATCAAACAGCAGCCTCACACAACCTCAGCTACGCATGCCAGCTCTGGCTACGGTTTATTAATACGGTACTCTGCtgaagcagaattaaaattGCTCggtttttttctccatttccaaaCTGTGTAGCAAAACtcaaaacttctgaaaaacaggaaatgaagaattaaGATACACACCCACACAGCCTTAACTCTGCCTCCACGGAGCTGGCAGGAGCCCCCAGGAACGATCTGCAAGCGTGCCAGCTGCAGTCTTGTGTGAGGGGAGCAGCACTACACACTGATGGGATTGGTGTGAGCAGCCTGGTAGAGCTGAGGCTGTGAAACAGGGTTTTGGTGCTGCAGAGTCCTGAGTCACACGCAGCAGCATCACACATGGGACATGCAAGAAATGTGTAAACCACATGCAGCCTTGAGACATGGAGTCTCAAGGTGCTGAAGAGTTTGTGTTCCTCCTATGGAGCTGTGGCCAAACACAAGGCTGCTTTGTGTCAGTGTCACCCAGCGCTGGAGCAGATGCAAACACACAACACCACTCAGAGAGACTGCTGGCTTAGCTGTAGGCTCAGCAGCTTCCGCCTGCCATGCCAGAACTCAGGTAAATCCCCTCAGTACATCCCAGCCACCTAGGGGTTGGACTGTCGTCACTGCTTTGCTCTCCCAGAGCCTGCTTAGCCTGCccaagctgctgcaggaaaagaggCTCCCTGCATGTGGGAGAAAGGATTCTCCAGCTCCACGCatgccagcagcaaggagagcatGAGCACCCAGGGGAGCTTCAGGCCACCTGAGATGtttgcctcctcctcctccctggttttcagaaaacacactGGCCTTTGGATGCAATGAGGCAGAGCCAGCTGCTTTGACATGCATGCTGCTGTATGTCAGTAAGTGCAGAACAAAACACCCCTGAATGACAGACTCCACCGTTAAGCGCCACGGAGCACTGTCTCACCCCATTAATCACCTTCCCAAGCTAGGCTCCTCAAAGAAAGGCAAGAGGTGCGAGCTTCAAAACTAGCATGTCATAGCCCATAGCTTCTTGCTTTaacttgcagctctgctgagagctCCAGCAGAGCCCCCTCCACCAGGCTTCCTCACTCTGTGACTTGAGAGGTGTCCATCACCCATTCCCATCAGATTTCTGCTGGGACAACCTGAGgaacgcacacacacacacagcctgcAGTGCCTGATGCTATGCTGCCAATGCACCACAGGCTGCTGGAACACAGAGATCTGACATGAAGTGACAAGCTGGGTCACTAGCCACCAACCAGGGGACAATAGCACATTTTTGTGCTTGCACAACTGATTACTCAGGTAGAAGGCTCTCATACATTGCCTGGGACTAGGAAAATCAGTTgctgcaaatttatttttaacatcaaAAGGGAAAGCAGTGATGAAGGAGAACTTAAAGGGGACCTGCTGGAAGAAGTTTGTGGGCTTTGGTGGCACAGGGAGTTACGAACCAGAGAAGATGAGAAGTGCTCACTTTCATGGGAGAAAGGTCAGGAAAACTAGAACAAGTAGAATGGCCTCCAGGACAGCCACAACCTGAAGAGGAAGTGCACAGCTTTGGAGGATGCCAGCCTAAATTCCCAGACTGCTTCAATTTGGCTGAAGAAACAAAGGCAGGGAAACACAGGTGTGAGTAGCTGTTCCTACAGCTGCAGCCAGGTATTTCAAAACTTTTCACACCTTGCAGCTATACAATGGACCTGTGGCAATGGACACAGGCCAGAGGCAGGACTGAGGGACAATGCAATATGTACAGAGAACAAATTCTGGACaatgcagcagggagcagttCCTTAGCATTTACCCTCCCATCATGTGCCTTCTGCAAGCACCAGGGTCCACTACTTGCAGCACTCAGGTCTGCAAGGCCACCTTGAGTGTGGGGCTCCCCAGAGGTGAATGCTTTGAAGACAAGACAGAACTCACAGGACTTAGACTCCCCGGGATCCAGTCGCAGGTCACAGAAGAGAATCTTTGGTGGTGTAGACAGGATACACTGACCCCGCTCTCCTGGAAGAGACAAAAAACATGTGAGTGCTGCGCTTGGCCAGCCCTGGGGTGTTGAGGGGGTACTCACTGTGGCAGGGTCATTCATGCCTCACTTCCATATGAAGGaatggggaagagaaggggTTGATGAGGAAATATCTCATGTCCTGGTCAGACCATGAGACATTCCTGAGATAGCTGGACTGACAACCCTGACATTTTGCTCCAAGCTAGCACCACTATGATCTCAGCATTAACGAggtcctgcagcagccatgcaCCAGGGAATTTCCCAAGGACAGCAACAACGACTTCCAATTTGCAGTCCTCCTCCCTACCCATGCAGTCCTCTGACACATGTCAGAGTCTGTGTGACTCCTGCTCGCTGGGCTGTCACCTCCACCACCTGTGAGGAACACTCACCTCTGTTGGGAACAAAGACCGTCTCGTTCTCTGCTTGTACGTCAGGCTTGCTGCCATCAGATGGAGGAAGCACTACGCGGTTCTCACTGGCATGAAACTGGCAGTGGATCTGGGCACTGGCCCATGCCAGCATCtcactgagaacaaaaaaaagcaacactcaTGTCTACACTTTAATCTGGATCATAGTGAGCATGAATcaggagaacagcagctcttcctgtCCTTCTCCATGGGTGACTGCTTTTCTGGAAGGAAGGAGGCCTTGCTTTACTGCCACTGAAGCCATCCCTAAAGCTGCCCTCCAAACATGGCTCTGGGGCATACTTGGGCTGGGGTGCTGACCTGAAGCCCCCTCCACCACAGCTGGATAACAGCTGTTGACACAGTATCGCCCAAGGCCTGGCTCTGTAGCTCTTGCTGAGCAGCAATTTTTGTTCAGCTGTCATGTATAGGCCACTCCTAGTGGAAGACATTTAGCCACAAAAAAGCCAAACCCCAAGCCAAAAGTGACATGCAGCAGCACTCTGAGGTGTGTGTGGTGATAAAACAACAACCAGGGAAGTGTATGGATACAAATTAAACCAAAAAGAATTAATACCTGCTTGCTGGATTCAGCTGCCCCTGCACatgctccctcccagcagccttGTTTCCCACAGGACCCCTTTGCGAGTCACACTATAAGCACACTGACACTTTCCAGTTCCCAAATCCCTTATCTGTTTTTACTTCAGTAGTGGTCTCGTGAATGTAGGTAGTGTCTGGTTCCTCCCCTGTTATCCAGCATCACAATCTGATTAGTAAGCACTGACACAGAACTTTAAGTGGTACAAGGAACCTCCGTGGCACATGGATCTCTCTCAGTGAGACTAATCAGACCAGTTAAATGTTCAAATGAACCAGGGAAAAAGGCCTGCTGCATTCATTCAGCTAATTATGCGCTACGTGATCCTATGTACTTTACCTGAATGGGCACTGGATACTCTGCCCAGTTACCTCTAACCCTATGAGCTGCAATTCTTCAAAAACACCAGCATGGCTTTTTTGTAAGGGCTGCCCTAGGGTTTTCTTTCATAAGGCATCTGCTACATGGAGGCAGAGAAATACTCTTGCATAAGAGACAATGCTTACTAATTTTATGCCAGCTTAGCACGATTACAGTACCTTCAATCTCAGTATTTcgaatatttttcatttattgttaGTATTGCCCAACGATGTGCCATcagattgttttaattttttaaccAGACATGAAAACAAAGTTTGAATGTTCCTTCCTACCAGCAGACCTTGCTTGTTCAGCTGGCAGGACACAAACAGACCCCATATTGGAGCCGAGGTCACCTCTCCTTTCCCTCACTTCTCCCTATGGCTCCTTATGTAGCCTACAGTGGCTCCACTCCATGCAGTTTTGGGCAGGACACCTTTCTTTCTCGAACACCTCATACATCACAACCGGATTCACTTTCTGCCATTTACTTACTATCCCTGatttctgttcctgtgcttgAAATCCATGCTGGAGTTCCTCCACCTGTACAGCCTCTCGTGCTTAGCCCTGGAAGCTTCTGTTTCCTTGACAGGTCTACCTGTGTGGCAGTGACTGCACTGTGATCCGGCTGCTGCCCTTACACAGCCTACATCTTCAGCTTCTGAACTACCAATCCTTTAACTGCTCCCTTCCATACAAGTTAGCCAGCTCTTGTTAGGTTATACTTTTATTCTAAAAACTTTCCCTTTTCTAAGAGGTGGTTTTCCAGGCACCACAACATACCTGAAGTTCCCTAACAAAGCTTCCAAAACTGTGCTGTGAATCTCAAAAACTGCTCCACCTTGCACCTGTGCAAACCCACATGTCTTGGAGgaacaggagctgctgtgatTTGGTCGCAGAGCAGACTCCCTCTGTACACTGCCAGGCCGGAGCTAATATTCCCTGATGTGCCATGCTTCCAGAAGTGGCAGAAACAGTATCGCCACTGTGCAAGACAAAACTCCAAAAAGCGACATGCTTATGACATAGCTGAATATGAACATTTAATTCAACAGGCAAGAGGAACACAGAATAAACAATGGAAAGTTAAGGAAGTCAATTAAAAAATGTCCTACAGTGTTAATACAATATACTACTTTGCTGCTGATGAGACTGCAAGCACTGGAAGCGGTTCCATCAAAAGTCATTTCTGAAAGTCATACTGGTGATGATGCAAAGGTGCTGAACCTGATGGGGCAGGAAACTGACACTTCCCAGGAAGGACCCAGGAGAGGAAAGCCATCTCCACCCCTGGGAAATGAGACAAGGCCACACACACTGCTGACACGGAGGCTTTGGGTGAGTCACTCCCTGTGAGCAAACGTAGGAAGCTCCTATCTTGTCACCTTTCTTCAAAGGCTACTTTGGCACAGCCATGAAAAGAAGTGAGGCAGTGCTCAGCATCTGGGCCATAGCAAGTGCTGAAGACTGCCTGTCCTCCCCTCTAGCTACTGCTTGCCCCCCTGGCTGCTGGCTCTGGAGGTGAGGATCACAGCAGTACATCACTGCACTGCCACGCAGAACTCCTTCCATAAATGTTGGAAATAATGACACTGCCTGGACGCTGCCCTGCAAGACTCGCTCTGGTGTAACAAGATATCCTACTCTGATAGCCAGCTGAGCTTCATTATCTGCCAGCAATGCTGCTGCCGAGGGCTTGCTTGAGGGGCACTTAGTGCACCTCTCCCAGCATCTCTACCTGCATACTTCTTCCCAGACTCTTTCTTGGGGGCAGAAAACCAGAATTATGAGCTCTGCTTCGCCCTGAAACAGACATGGCACATAGCTCCATTACGGAATGCCTTGGGCGAGGAAGTCACCAGGGGCTGAGCTGGCACCGCTGCCCCATAGGTACTCCCGCAGCACACCTGGAAggagcccccagcactgccataCCTGCTGGCGGAGGTGGAGGCGGCCGACAAGGGGTTGGTGAAGGTGATCACACACTCCAGCATCTCCCCAGCCAGAAACACGGGCCCGCGGCCCAGCTTGGCCAC from Numida meleagris isolate 19003 breed g44 Domestic line chromosome Z, NumMel1.0, whole genome shotgun sequence encodes:
- the RGP1 gene encoding RAB6A-GEF complex partner protein 2, with the translated sequence MIEVVAKLGRGPVFLAGEMLECVITFTNPLSAASTSASSEMLAWASAQIHCQFHASENRVVLPPSDGSKPDVQAENETVFVPNRGERGQCILSTPPKILFCDLRLDPGESKSYSYCETLPIDGPPSFRGQSVKYVYKLTIGCQRVNSPIKLLRVPFRVLVLHGLKDYQCPQDEAVAPSNPFLEEEDGLKKDSRLADLATELLMAATSRRSLHLYNISNNRGKVGTFCIFKTVYKIGEDVIGTFNFSEGDIPCLQFSVSLQTEESIQEEFQRRRGQPVSFSTHARHQEACLHTAQSSFNLPIPLSSTPGFTTNIVSLKWRLHFEFVTSGEPARTCMVRGSQSEAITWTGVEQIEVDTFSWDLPIKVLPTNPILASYVSQFSSANSITI